One region of Syntrophobacter fumaroxidans MPOB genomic DNA includes:
- a CDS encoding penicillin-binding protein 1A, which yields MRKPGPSKRAPKRKTFRWFVLAVASVLFCLVLIVGVGLFAFYIQLDRSLPSTQSLKNYHPPLVSSVYSADGELIGEFFIERRYLIPLKDVPAMMIKAFLAAEDVRFYEHGGVDFFGILRASFKNLQAGEIVQGGSTITQQVVKSLLLTPEKTLARKMKEALLAYRIDHTLSKDEILYLYLNQIYFGSGAYGVEAAARTYFNKHVQDLTLPEAALLAGLPKAPSRFSPFQHPAVARERQGYVLQRMAEVGFITPEEAQKAMAKPLQLAKPKHWTLKELDSFTEEVRRQVEARYGRDMLYKEGLTIHTTLDSKGQKIARKALDQGLRELDKRHKSYRGVHANVPREDWPGALRVLAQSNGELTQGKVVAAIVRSFDERSRACQIMFGKGEGKLPASGYEWTRVSAKRASKMFRAGDIIRVRLDKPLEDGSWMTVLEQDPGMEGALMAIAPDTGRVLVMVGGRNFEKSQFNRCTQAIRQPGSSFKPIIYAAALDKGYTEASILVDSPLVLDDHSLRGPWIPSNYDRKFWGPISLRKALVNSRNVVTVKLLDAIGVHYAIDYARKLGISAPLTPTLALALGASGLTLSELLTAYSPFAAQGERVEPYLVEKIYDRHGGLVEEHQVNRQQVISPQTAYLMTNLLEGVVLEGTGTKAKEIGRPAAGKTGTTNEMKDAWFIGFTPTVLAGVWVGYDDHNISLGKGETGGRAACPIWVYFMKEYMMNQPIDTFAIPEGIVFAKMNSYTGAISKSDEPGGTYAAFAGSLPTGRSGPDSELSEDLVTGSGSYTSSSESFFKSDLF from the coding sequence ATGAGAAAACCGGGTCCTTCAAAACGAGCACCCAAACGCAAAACGTTTCGGTGGTTTGTTCTTGCCGTTGCTTCCGTGCTTTTTTGCCTGGTTCTGATTGTCGGGGTCGGATTGTTCGCATTTTACATCCAGTTGGACCGTTCGCTTCCCAGTACCCAGTCTCTCAAGAACTATCACCCGCCCCTGGTTTCCAGTGTGTACTCCGCCGACGGTGAGCTTATCGGAGAGTTCTTCATCGAGCGACGCTACCTCATACCCCTGAAGGATGTTCCGGCCATGATGATCAAAGCCTTCCTGGCGGCTGAGGACGTCAGGTTCTACGAACACGGCGGGGTGGACTTCTTCGGGATCCTCCGGGCCTCGTTCAAGAACCTCCAGGCCGGAGAAATCGTGCAGGGCGGGAGCACCATCACCCAGCAGGTGGTTAAATCGCTTCTCCTGACCCCGGAAAAGACCTTGGCCAGGAAGATGAAGGAAGCGCTGCTTGCCTACCGGATCGATCACACCCTGAGCAAGGATGAAATTCTATACCTCTATCTCAATCAAATCTATTTCGGCTCGGGCGCCTACGGAGTGGAGGCGGCCGCGCGGACCTATTTCAACAAGCACGTGCAGGATCTGACTCTGCCCGAAGCCGCGCTGCTTGCCGGCCTGCCCAAAGCTCCGAGCCGCTTTTCGCCTTTTCAGCACCCTGCAGTCGCCAGGGAACGCCAGGGCTACGTGCTGCAGCGCATGGCGGAGGTGGGATTCATTACGCCCGAGGAAGCTCAGAAGGCCATGGCAAAACCCCTCCAATTGGCAAAGCCAAAGCACTGGACGCTGAAGGAGCTCGATTCCTTCACCGAGGAGGTCCGCAGGCAGGTGGAGGCCCGCTACGGCCGTGATATGCTCTACAAGGAAGGCCTGACCATCCACACGACGCTCGATTCAAAAGGGCAGAAGATTGCCCGGAAAGCTCTGGATCAGGGACTTCGCGAGCTCGACAAACGCCACAAGAGCTACCGCGGCGTCCACGCCAACGTTCCCCGGGAGGACTGGCCGGGCGCTCTGAGGGTTCTCGCGCAGAGCAATGGCGAACTGACCCAGGGGAAAGTGGTTGCGGCCATAGTGAGGAGTTTCGACGAGAGAAGCCGGGCCTGCCAGATCATGTTCGGCAAGGGCGAGGGAAAACTGCCCGCCTCCGGATATGAATGGACGAGAGTGTCCGCCAAGCGCGCCTCAAAGATGTTTCGCGCCGGGGACATCATCCGGGTGCGGCTCGACAAGCCCCTGGAGGACGGCTCCTGGATGACCGTTCTCGAACAGGATCCCGGCATGGAAGGGGCTTTGATGGCCATAGCGCCCGACACCGGCCGGGTGCTGGTCATGGTCGGGGGGCGGAACTTCGAGAAAAGCCAGTTCAATCGCTGCACCCAGGCGATCCGTCAGCCCGGATCATCCTTCAAGCCCATCATTTATGCCGCGGCACTCGACAAAGGCTATACGGAGGCCTCCATCCTCGTCGATTCGCCGCTCGTTCTCGACGACCACAGCCTGAGGGGACCCTGGATACCGTCGAACTACGACCGGAAATTCTGGGGGCCCATTTCGCTGAGGAAGGCTCTGGTGAATTCGAGGAACGTGGTTACGGTAAAGCTGCTCGACGCCATCGGGGTGCACTATGCCATCGACTATGCAAGGAAACTCGGCATTTCCGCACCCCTGACTCCAACCCTCGCACTCGCGCTGGGAGCCTCCGGGCTGACTCTTTCCGAGCTGCTCACCGCCTATTCGCCTTTTGCCGCCCAGGGGGAACGCGTGGAACCCTACCTCGTCGAGAAGATCTACGACCGGCACGGCGGACTGGTCGAAGAACACCAGGTCAACCGGCAACAGGTCATTTCACCCCAGACGGCCTACTTGATGACCAATCTGCTGGAAGGGGTGGTCCTGGAGGGCACGGGAACGAAGGCGAAGGAAATCGGCAGACCTGCCGCGGGAAAAACCGGCACCACCAATGAAATGAAGGACGCCTGGTTTATCGGTTTTACACCCACCGTGCTCGCCGGAGTGTGGGTGGGATACGACGATCACAACATCTCGCTGGGAAAAGGTGAAACGGGGGGCCGGGCCGCGTGCCCGATCTGGGTGTACTTTATGAAAGAGTACATGATGAATCAGCCCATCGACACCTTCGCCATTCCTGAAGGCATTGTATTTGCCAAGATGAATTCCTACACGGGCGCGATTTCGAAATCCGACGAACCTGGAGGGACATACGCCGCATTCGCGGGCAGTCTGCCGACCGGGCGAAGCGGTCCCGATTCCGAGCTTTCGGAGGATCTCGTCACGGGCTCCGGGTCATACACTTCTTCATCGGAATCCTTTTTCAAGTCCGACCTCTTCTAG
- a CDS encoding ATP-dependent DNA helicase: MRRYFGPDGLLAENVTHFEFRPSQLEMAEAVLEALGARSPLVVEAGTGTGKTWAYLVPAILSGKRTVVSTGTKTLQDQILDQDIPFLKRTVYPKLRAVCLKGRGNYLCHRRFKDFSYQPTLWNKDEAKLWSRFQKWATRTRTGDRAEISWLPDQFHTWNEVCSAGEHCLGQQCSDVQRCFVTRLRAEAAQAHLVVVNHHLFFADLALRDKADTGVLPEYDAVIFDEAHQLEDVMGQYFGIQFNSYGLMELTRVLQREFKKETGASHRFHDARRIVQQLEVLNRLLHRHLFEVRGSQGRFPLDMSRMGKNFVQSCNQLIHALDELAPMIAPAEDLPLSFEAYHRRASDLSGAVRMLLAQEDESLVYWYEVGQNALFLNATPIEVCSIFRRRVLTPNRPVILTSATLSVAGSFDFVRQSLGIAPDSKSIRLPSPFAYAEQTMLYIPRRFPAPNEHDFCRQIAEQSVEILLKTRGRALFLFTSYRNMNEVHQLLRDRLPYPILVQGQKPKRALLAEFKESIGSVLFATSSFRQGIDVPGEALSCLLIDKLPFEVPDDPLAAARMDFITRQGKSSFFGYQVPRAVIQLKQGVGRLIRSSSDRGLIVIFDVRLLQKNYGQIFLKSLPPCRLVHQLDAIDEFQWGPSGISSS, from the coding sequence ATGCGACGTTATTTTGGTCCTGACGGCCTTCTGGCCGAGAATGTCACGCACTTCGAATTTCGCCCTTCCCAGCTGGAAATGGCAGAGGCGGTTCTCGAGGCGCTGGGTGCCCGTTCGCCGCTTGTGGTCGAAGCGGGAACGGGCACGGGGAAGACCTGGGCCTACCTGGTTCCCGCCATCCTCAGCGGAAAGCGCACAGTGGTTTCCACCGGTACGAAGACCCTCCAGGACCAAATCCTGGACCAGGACATACCGTTCCTGAAACGCACGGTGTATCCCAAGCTTCGAGCCGTCTGCCTGAAGGGCCGCGGGAATTATCTGTGCCATCGGCGTTTCAAGGATTTCTCCTATCAACCCACACTCTGGAACAAGGACGAAGCCAAGCTCTGGAGCCGATTTCAGAAGTGGGCCACAAGGACCCGTACCGGGGATCGGGCGGAGATTTCCTGGCTCCCGGACCAGTTTCACACCTGGAATGAAGTCTGCTCCGCCGGCGAACACTGCCTCGGCCAACAGTGCTCCGATGTGCAGCGGTGCTTTGTGACGCGGCTGCGCGCCGAAGCCGCACAGGCGCACCTGGTTGTCGTCAACCATCACCTTTTCTTCGCTGACCTCGCCTTGAGAGACAAGGCGGACACGGGGGTCCTTCCGGAGTACGACGCGGTCATATTCGACGAGGCCCACCAGCTCGAAGACGTCATGGGACAGTATTTCGGGATCCAGTTCAACAGTTACGGACTTATGGAACTGACCCGCGTCCTGCAGCGCGAATTCAAGAAGGAAACCGGGGCGTCACACCGCTTCCACGATGCGCGGAGAATCGTCCAGCAGCTGGAGGTGCTGAATCGCCTTCTGCATCGTCACCTGTTCGAAGTCCGCGGGTCCCAGGGACGGTTTCCGCTCGACATGAGCAGAATGGGCAAGAACTTCGTGCAATCCTGCAATCAGCTCATCCATGCGCTCGATGAGCTGGCACCCATGATCGCGCCGGCCGAAGACCTTCCCCTGTCCTTCGAAGCCTACCATCGGAGGGCTTCCGACCTGTCCGGGGCCGTACGAATGCTCCTCGCGCAGGAAGACGAATCCCTGGTTTACTGGTACGAAGTCGGCCAAAATGCTCTGTTCCTGAATGCGACCCCCATCGAGGTGTGTTCCATCTTCCGCCGGCGGGTGCTCACACCCAACCGCCCCGTGATCCTTACCTCGGCAACCCTGTCCGTTGCCGGTTCGTTCGATTTTGTGCGTCAGTCCCTGGGAATCGCGCCGGACAGCAAATCGATCCGGCTGCCTTCTCCCTTCGCCTACGCCGAGCAGACCATGCTCTATATCCCGCGACGGTTTCCGGCCCCCAATGAACACGACTTCTGCCGCCAAATCGCGGAGCAGTCCGTGGAAATCCTGCTCAAGACCCGGGGCAGGGCGCTTTTCCTTTTCACGAGCTACCGAAACATGAACGAAGTCCATCAGCTGTTGCGTGACCGTCTCCCGTACCCGATCCTGGTGCAGGGGCAAAAACCGAAGCGCGCTCTGCTGGCTGAATTCAAGGAGAGCATCGGTTCCGTGCTGTTCGCGACCAGCTCGTTCCGGCAGGGAATCGATGTTCCGGGGGAAGCTCTCAGCTGCCTGCTCATCGACAAGCTCCCCTTCGAAGTCCCCGACGACCCTCTTGCCGCTGCCCGTATGGATTTCATCACCCGACAGGGAAAAAGCTCGTTTTTCGGCTACCAGGTGCCTCGCGCGGTCATTCAACTCAAGCAAGGCGTCGGTCGCCTGATTCGCTCATCCAGCGACCGCGGCCTCATCGTCATTTTCGATGTCCGTCTCCTGCAGAAAAACTACGGTCAAATATTCCTGAAGAGCCTTCCCCCCTGCCGGCTCGTTCACCAACTGGACGCCATCGACGAGTTCCAATGGGGTCCATCCGGCATTTCCTCTTCGTGA
- a CDS encoding universal stress protein, translating to MARKILLAVDGTEKGLESVSVLGRLLKDQPDLELVLFHCVQQLSSLLPSDLCVDLEDRCKISFKDQERIGNAVLSESVKRLVQAGFPEDRIVPKLKMNSMDPAQDIIAEADSRKIRTIALGRRGRSQVEALLLGSVSGKVAQYAQHKTVWIVDAPVNETGKVLIAMEDAPESRELTAYAAEFVAPSRRMRFTFLHLMPPVPPTFWDNGHILGSAERKDRQSRIEKWRSEWMDRVSKFMSDGKELLQRQGTPGTNLDTLVLPTKLGIARDLLNEIAEHQFQMVIMGKKSFHERKPFLMGSHASKVMQNVKCVVLCLVDY from the coding sequence GTGGCACGGAAGATTCTCTTGGCGGTAGACGGAACGGAGAAGGGACTGGAATCGGTTTCGGTCCTCGGACGCCTCTTGAAAGACCAGCCGGACCTCGAACTGGTGCTTTTTCATTGCGTGCAGCAGTTGTCCAGCCTGCTTCCGAGCGATCTGTGCGTGGACCTCGAAGACCGGTGCAAGATTTCCTTCAAGGACCAGGAAAGGATCGGCAACGCGGTACTGAGCGAATCCGTCAAACGGCTCGTTCAAGCAGGATTCCCCGAGGACAGGATCGTGCCGAAGCTGAAAATGAACAGCATGGACCCCGCGCAGGACATCATCGCCGAAGCCGACAGCCGCAAGATCAGGACCATCGCGCTGGGACGGCGCGGTCGCAGCCAGGTCGAAGCCCTTCTGCTGGGCAGTGTGTCCGGGAAGGTGGCGCAGTACGCCCAGCACAAGACGGTCTGGATCGTCGATGCGCCGGTCAACGAGACCGGGAAGGTCCTCATCGCCATGGAAGACGCTCCGGAGAGTCGCGAGCTCACCGCTTACGCGGCGGAATTCGTCGCCCCGTCCAGGCGCATGCGGTTCACTTTCCTGCATCTCATGCCGCCGGTCCCCCCCACGTTCTGGGACAACGGCCACATCCTCGGCTCCGCCGAGCGAAAAGACCGGCAGTCGCGAATCGAAAAGTGGCGCTCCGAATGGATGGACCGGGTAAGCAAGTTCATGTCCGACGGGAAGGAACTGCTGCAGCGGCAGGGAACGCCCGGGACGAACCTCGACACCCTGGTCCTCCCGACGAAGCTGGGAATCGCGCGGGACCTGCTCAACGAGATCGCCGAACACCAGTTTCAGATGGTGATCATGGGCAAGAAGAGCTTTCATGAACGAAAGCCGTTCCTCATGGGGAGCCACGCGAGCAAGGTCATGCAAAACGTCAAGTGCGTGGTGCTTTGCCTGGTGGACTATTAG
- a CDS encoding CBS domain-containing protein, whose product MEGTTRVCDLMHKGVVFCRPEDNLKEVAGIMKENGLRSVVVMHESGEVWGLISLLEIIRSFGEDLEGISAESVMQPYKIHVDPQWPIERSIELMKKRRIEHLIIVDPHAGPKRPIGLLSSYDIVRYMAHIPSGQFEHVLRLHTANP is encoded by the coding sequence ATGGAAGGTACAACGCGAGTCTGCGACCTGATGCACAAAGGCGTGGTCTTCTGCCGTCCCGAGGACAACCTTAAGGAAGTGGCCGGGATCATGAAAGAAAACGGTCTTCGTTCCGTGGTGGTGATGCACGAGAGCGGCGAGGTCTGGGGCCTCATTTCCCTGCTGGAGATCATTCGCTCCTTCGGAGAGGACCTGGAAGGCATCAGTGCGGAATCGGTCATGCAGCCTTACAAGATTCACGTGGACCCTCAATGGCCCATCGAGCGTTCCATCGAGCTTATGAAAAAGCGGAGGATAGAGCACCTGATCATCGTCGATCCTCATGCCGGGCCAAAGCGTCCGATCGGACTCCTGTCGAGCTACGATATCGTTCGGTACATGGCGCACATACCGTCCGGCCAGTTCGAACACGTGCTTCGGCTGCACACGGCAAATCCCTGA
- a CDS encoding CBS domain-containing protein has protein sequence MEARVMSLMRRGAVTCTENMSVREVAQIMVVNRIYYCVVVNEDHEVLGVISARSILRGFGMDLDRTKAGDILLHYTVTITPRSPLKEAINLMCRRKIEHLIVVSDHPGSKTILGLLHAEDIVARMATE, from the coding sequence ATGGAAGCGCGTGTTATGAGCCTGATGCGAAGAGGCGCCGTAACGTGTACTGAGAATATGAGCGTCCGGGAAGTGGCCCAGATCATGGTCGTCAACCGGATCTACTATTGCGTGGTGGTCAACGAGGACCACGAGGTGCTGGGCGTCATCTCCGCCAGGAGCATACTGAGAGGATTCGGGATGGACTTGGACCGGACGAAAGCCGGGGACATCCTTCTCCACTATACCGTCACCATCACACCCAGGTCACCGCTCAAGGAAGCCATCAACCTGATGTGCAGGCGAAAAATCGAACATCTCATCGTGGTTTCGGATCACCCCGGGAGCAAGACGATCCTGGGCCTGCTCCATGCCGAAGACATAGTCGCCAGGATGGCAACGGAATAG